The following proteins come from a genomic window of Mauremys mutica isolate MM-2020 ecotype Southern chromosome 7, ASM2049712v1, whole genome shotgun sequence:
- the RAB1B gene encoding ras-related protein Rab-1B: protein MNPEYDYLFKLLLIGDSGVGKSCLLLRFADDTYTESYISTIGVDFKIRTIELDGKTIKLQIWDTAGQERFRTITSSYYRGAHGIIVVYDVTDQESYSNVKQWLQEIERYASENVNKLLVGNKCDLTTKKVVDYTTAKEFADSLGIPFLETSAKNATNVEQSFMTMAAEIKKRMGPGATTGGDRPNLRIDSTPVKPAGGGCC, encoded by the exons CGATTACCTGTTCAAGCTGCTGCTGATTGGAGACTCTGGTGTGGGgaagtcctgcctcctgctgcgaTTTGCT GATGACACCTATACAGAGAGCTACATCAGCACCATTGGGGTGGACTTCAAAATCCGGACCATCGAGCTGGATGGCAAAACCATCAAACTACAGATT TGGGATACTGCTGGTCAGGAGCGGTTCCGGACCATCACCTCCAGCTACTACAGGGGGGCGCATGGCATCATTGTGGTGTATGATGTAACAGATCAG GAGTCCTACAGCAACGTGAAGCAGTGGCTGCAGGAGATCGAGCGCTATGCCAGCGAGAACGTCAACAAGTTGCTGGTGGGCAACAAGTGTGACCTCACCACGAAGAAAGTGGTGGACTACACCACCGCCAAG GAATTTGCAGACTCCTTGGGCATCCCATTCTTGGAGACCAGCGCCAAAAATGCCACCAACGTGGAGCAGTCATTCATGACCATGGCCGCTGAGATCAAGAAGCGCATGGGCCCCGGTGCCACCACTGGTGGGGACAGACCCAACCTCAGAATCGACAGCACTCCAGTCAAACCAGCGGGCGGAGGCTGCTGCTGA